Within the Medicago truncatula cultivar Jemalong A17 chromosome 4, MtrunA17r5.0-ANR, whole genome shotgun sequence genome, the region GTTTAAAAAGAGCAAAATCAAGAGGAATGTTTTGTGGATCACCGATATAAGCGAAGTACGGATGCACATTTGCAAGAAGTGGTGCCTCGGTGTTCACAAGAAAACCAACTATTGAAGTTATATATGGAATTGCGGAAGCACTAAATGCTCCTGCTGATGGAGGATACGAGCTTCCCAACAAACCCATATTTATAGCTGTTGAAATCTTAATTTGATTTTGCAAGTTGGCAGATGCAAGTGCTGAATAAATATTCTGCATTGCACGAAGAACAAATTGTGATGTTGGGTCATTACTAGGATTTATTTCATTCCCAACAACAATGTACCTAAAATTAACACCTGGAGTGTATTTTAGTATATTGTTTTGGACCCAATTATTTGCTGATGAAATATCGTTGGCTATTGATTGAATGTCTTCATTAGGGACCCCAATGACAAGAGATAAGAGAGATCCTCTTGAGGCTTCCAAAGTTGCTTGATCAGGATTATATATTCTCAttttatgaataatattttgttcGAACATATTTATTACAAATGCGACCGGAGGCAAATTGTTTGCCACTTGCCCATAACATGCTCCAATTGATTGTGCTTCTGCATTAGATGACAATAATAAAATGAGTCAAATATGTTTGtggtttttataaaattaataaattttgattttgtttcttataagAGTTtggttcaatattttttatctcctaaaatgagtaaaatttagtatttattttaaaaaataaaattgctcaaattatataatctaaaatccTTATTGTTGTGTATGTCTTCAAACTTGTGAAGTTGAGAATGATAAATGGTTTTGCAGGGTGTCCAATCGTGACATGATTTTCGGCTTGTTGGGCAAGTATTCAGAATAAGGTTGGTCGTATTTTGGATCGTACGCaccaaacgtgtcacgatttggaaaaacgtgacacgattttgacagctgaagactgctatataagtgttctttgcagattttgaaggtgaggttgtagagagagaaacttgggaaatcaaaggagataACTTTAGGGTTGAAGGTCTTTGAgtagagttctcttgggttgggaaacattgtaaacacattGGGTGaatgaaaatcattgagtgtcttgttcattggtgagattgggaaattGGGTAGAAATTAGAGTTGTTTTTTATGAGCTTGTTGAAGTTAATTTCTTGCAACCCATTTGtgtctctttgtaagaactcgttgatagtggattggagagatcaatctctctcCCAaattaggtcaagttggaccgaactgggtcaacaatctttggtgtgtttgttcctctaTTCTCTCcatttatcttttgcttgtggttttgtgtttttcactttgattactagattagatctaggtgttgttattattgtcGTTGTTTGTGTTCACTTtaatattggttactactttctttgctccacacatcatagtttgtattagTGTGATTTTAAgttccgaattcacaacacttATTGAATTGTTTTGGATTATAAATTCAAACCCTTGCTGTAtataactcaaaatcagaaactTATCCTCATTTCAACGGTTTGTGTTTATACCCTAAAACATTCTCTCTCTCACACCCCAAtatcaaaaaatcaaacattggATGATTCTTAAAggtttttaattgattttatccCTCCTCGTGTTCTTATTTTGCTTACAGGAGAGGGAATAatggggaaaaaaaaaactcagttaTTCTACAAGGTCATAAATAGTGATTTCATATATGAGAAAACTTAACTCTACAACTTTTGTAAGTTATACATATGACCACAAGCATGTATCTTTTGTATTATGTATGGacataaaacatcattttaatttttctataaagACCAACACCAAAAGCTACTTAAAGGAGACTCAacccaataataataataataataataataataataataataatctttttCAATTCTATTGGTTTCTCGTGTGTCCTGGACATTTACATTATACAATTCAAAAGCCAAAAGGTGTAAAAACGTGTTAAAAATATCCTTCAACagccttgattttttttttcggaTTTCATAATCCAAAGTAGATTTGATAgatggaaaaagaaatttgaaaaactaaaaagtCCACAAAGACCATAATAGCTAAAAATCAAGATCAAATAAGATGCGTACCTGTTCCCGTTGTCTCCAATCCGATAAGCACaagaagcaacaacaaaaaaatcatattgatTAACTTGTTATGATAAATTTATAGTACAACATACACAGATGAAAAGACTATTTGactagaaaataaataaaaaatggaaggGATAGTTTCCAATATATTGGGAggtgttttgttttcttcaaatttatACAACTCACCTATGACATCTTTTATGCTAACTAATGTCTCAATTATTGCAAATCAAAACATTCACTGTGTCATTAACTTTCAAACCCATACTCTTGCAAGAAATCACGCCAATTTGCACTATGttaaataacttttaattagtTCCTGTATTTGTTTAAAgaatcaatttaaaaatcaaagtttAAATAACTCCGATCTATTAGTAGTATACTCCAAAAATGGTCAGCTCTAACTACATAATTTTCTCTAGCCTTATTCATTTCTAACTATGGGTCAATTATGTATGATTGCAGAGCCTTTATGGAGGATGTTTTTTACCATCTTATTCAAATGTTCttggataaaataaaaaagacaacccccaataattaaatttcaatttattttcctttttttatcaatcaattAATTTTCCATATTAAATCCTCCTCAAATAAATTGTGTCAAACAAGTTGAACCATTGTGAAGATATCGGTCCACATACAACGAGTTAATATGAACGTGGAGATTAAAACATtccatgatttttgtttgattctttcaaaaaaatgatttttgtttgattctttcaaaaaaaatgatttttgtttgatccATATATATACATAGTCAACTTCAAAACAGCCTAAGAAGTAAGAATTCGGCATTACTTATTATTCAGATTCAATACGAATTtgtaaccaaaataaaaaagattcaaTACGAATTTGTTTTTAGAGTTAGCCGTCAGTTTTGTAATTCAGATGGTAGAgattatttttctaaaagtaGAGGGAGGTCTACCTAAGATGGATTTCTcaaaaatgtttataatttttggcaaaaaaaaaatgaactttataataataaaaaaaaattcataacaaaattgGCTATTGCTTTCTGATATTTGTATCTATAACTTTGGTTGACcgtttttttttagtgttaattgttttcatgatttttattcaaaataaataaatttgttttcatgatttatggttttgacttttgaggcatgcctaatatatattttttttaagagtgtCTCCATGCTCTCTTTAAGATATTTAATATTAGTAAgttttcatgaaaatatgaatgtttaatgcattgaaatttataatattttattttttgaaggaataatttttaaatttatgatcCTTAAAAAATGCTCAGAGGACATTCTTTAacaaaactgatttttttttttttttgtctagtagtCTAGTGACcggagctcacacaattaaatgtggagaagcggggtgtctggggttcgaactctggccgctgcataaattatgcaatatctctgccaactgagctaaccTCACAGGGACACAAAACTCATATTTTAATATAGTCGCATGTGTATTAAAAAATGTGggtaaaattaaatatttaaaaaaaattgtgtttgatataaattttgtcCACTCTCTCTTTCCTTTGTGAGCCATCGCCTATAACTCAAGTTTATTCTCCTTCAACCACTAAGTAGGGGATGTTTAGAATTTTTAACCCCAAATCACCACTATAAATTATTGTCTCCttcctttttatttaaataagtgattttcacttctatttagtttttatttcatGATTTTGTCATCTTATTGCGACGTTGTTTTGTTAGTCGTCTTTGTGCAACGTTGTTTGTATTTTCTGTCTTGTAACAGTGTTTGTTcagttcagattgtcagatcaacTTTGATACAGTAcaaatccaatcaatgactttggtgtcgtcaacgttgcagatacGGAGACATGTGTATTCCGAatacttgaatatagtcatatttatgTACTTATGTACTTTGTCATTTTACGTTATTACCATGGATGTTGCTAGGTTGTTCACAAAATTGTATTATATCAATGTAgtttatcaatttgaataaaagaatattgcttatttttaatataaaaaattgtgtattgatataaaatggaataaaaataaggttttcttttaacaataataataatattaagagtagacataaaaaaattcttgaaatatcaaaatatacatTATGCTCTTCTCTTATGCAATATATATTAAAGAGTTTAAGATGATAGATTTAGGCAAGCTGTCATATTTTCTTGGCATGGAATTCACTGAGATTTCTTAAGGCTTGATTATGCATCAGATGAAGTATGTATTTGATATATTGAAGAGGTTCAATACGGTGAGCTGCaatccatcatcatcatttGTTGAGGTTAATTTAAAATAGGTgatgaatgaagaagaagaactaGTAGATCATACATTGTTCAAGCAAATTGTGGGATCACTAAGGTATCAGTGCAATAGTAAACCTTATATTGCTTATGCAGTTGGTATAATCAGTAGGTTCATGAGTGAACCAAGAGCTTCTCACTTGCTAGCAGCTAAAAGAGTGATGAGATACATCAAGGGAACACTATAGTATGGCATTTTGTTTCCTAAATGTCTGAATGAAGACTCTGT harbors:
- the LOC11440259 gene encoding glucan endo-1,3-beta-glucosidase, producing MIFLLLLLVLIGLETTGTEAQSIGACYGQVANNLPPVAFVINMFEQNIIHKMRIYNPDQATLEASRGSLLSLVIGVPNEDIQSIANDISSANNWVQNNILKYTPGVNFRYIVVGNEINPSNDPTSQFVLRAMQNIYSALASANLQNQIKISTAINMGLLGSSYPPSAGAFSASAIPYITSIVGFLVNTEAPLLANVHPYFAYIGDPQNIPLDFALFKQQGNNAVGYQNLFDAQLDSVYAALEKVGGSSVKIVVSESGWPSAGGDVATIENARTYYSNLINHANSGNGTPLRPGQAIETYLFAMFDENQKPGAATEQHFGLFNPVGTSPKYILSFNK